In the Bacillus sp. FJAT-42376 genome, ACGGTAAAATGTGATGGAAAAACAGGCGTTGAGATGGAGGCATTAACCGCGGCCTCAATTGCTGCACTGACTTTTTATGATATGTGCAAAGCCGTTGATAAAAGCATGGTCATTAAGGAAACAAGCCTTTTGAAAAAAACGGGAGGAAAGAGCGGAGATTATATCAGCTCTTAAACGAATCCCAGTGGAATCAGCCTAAAATGAAATAGGCTGTAACTAAAAAATAACAAGATCACACAGAAAAACGCAGAGGCTGCTCAATCCTCTGCGTTTTTTTACATTAGTTCTGGTACTATGATTCTTTTCCGCTAATCTCTACTATATTTAAACCTTCGGATGCCTCCGGTGCTTCAAAGTATTTAGTAACATTTATAAACACCGCTTCCGTGTCAAAAGCTGCTCTTTCAGGCTGTTCCATTCGCCTTTGGGCAATTTGGCGGAGGCATTGCTCATTCGTTCGATTAAGGTAAATCAGCTGATGGCCGGCATGGACTTCAGCCGCTAAATCCAAAAACCACCTTCTCGTTTTTTTAGTATTGGCAGGAAAATCCATCACGACATCTGTACCGATGCTTAACAGGTTTTGGACATGCTTTTTCAGCAGCGGCTTGAGCTGCGCTGAAAATTTCAAATAGTCCTCAAATGATGCAATCTGGTTCGGATATAGGGATGCAAGCCATTCATCCTCAGACAACAGGACAGCATGCTTATCGCTCGCCCATTGTTTTGATTTAGTTGATTTTCCTGCACCCATTTTCCCGCAGAAAATATAGAGTGTCCCCAATTGTTTCATATTGTTCAACCCCAATCATTTACTATTTCAGCCTTCTATTTTAAATCTTCATTTTTTAAGACAAGTTTGAGAAGTCATCTAGTCGAACGACCCTGCCTCTGCATGCTCTCTCCCTTCAGACCTTGTTTTCTCTCTGAAAATCAGCCAAAGCACGATTCCCATTCCTGCAGCGATTCCTTCAAGAGAAAGAATATACCACGGATACGGTCCAAGAACATCAAGCAAACTCCCGCTGGATGGCTTGTGGTCAAGGAACATATAATTGCCTCCCGTAGAGCGGTTTACGAAAAGAACAATCGGAAGCAAGATATTCAGAAAAATCATCGTTTTTAAAACCGAATAAATTGTAGGCCGGTATCCCTTTACCCATGTGTAATAGAGCGGGACGGCAATGATCCACGTATGAGTATAGAAAAAATGAAAAAACCGGAAGTGAGGAAAATCAATCGCCAAAACAGGCGTCAGCAGCGCCTGTGAAGCCCCCATTAGCCCGATAAAAAGTAAAACTTCATAAATAAGACGGCTTCCGGTCAGTAAAAGCAGAACCGTCATAACAAAACTGATATTGCAAAGTTCCAGCGGCAATGCATGCCGTATTTCCCAATTGTCAATACTGACAAGCCACACGTGATATAAAACCTCGACTAAAATCAGACTCGCAGCTAATCCTAATTCATAGGTTTTCATGTTCTTTGTTTTCAATTTCATTCTAAAACTGTAAAGAAGAATGGATAGAATCAGCAGGACAGCAAGGGCAGCGATGTGGCTGATTCCAAACATAGTAAATGGAAAGTCCTCTTGATTATTGCCAAATAGATTCATTG is a window encoding:
- a CDS encoding TIGR02206 family membrane protein, with the protein product MEKGSMNLFGNNQEDFPFTMFGISHIAALAVLLILSILLYSFRMKLKTKNMKTYELGLAASLILVEVLYHVWLVSIDNWEIRHALPLELCNISFVMTVLLLLTGSRLIYEVLLFIGLMGASQALLTPVLAIDFPHFRFFHFFYTHTWIIAVPLYYTWVKGYRPTIYSVLKTMIFLNILLPIVLFVNRSTGGNYMFLDHKPSSGSLLDVLGPYPWYILSLEGIAAGMGIVLWLIFREKTRSEGREHAEAGSFD
- a CDS encoding ATP-binding protein, producing MKQLGTLYIFCGKMGAGKSTKSKQWASDKHAVLLSEDEWLASLYPNQIASFEDYLKFSAQLKPLLKKHVQNLLSIGTDVVMDFPANTKKTRRWFLDLAAEVHAGHQLIYLNRTNEQCLRQIAQRRMEQPERAAFDTEAVFINVTKYFEAPEASEGLNIVEISGKES